The Halomonas sp. KG2 genome contains a region encoding:
- the aceK gene encoding bifunctional isocitrate dehydrogenase kinase/phosphatase: MKHSPAYRLAATILHGFDGYRARFKQITFDASRRFRDAAWRDAQQASAARINLYEEKVGDTLTRLQRTFDHEALTYCETWREAREHYAQLISQRLDYELAETFFNSLFCSIFHHRHIRNDWMFVYSSREDAAHHSGIELCRQHSVNGNWSQALAWALEEAPFENAFADLERDIELAAGLLETLLPATILQSEDAQLELLKSVFYRNKGAYLVGRILGGGEQVPLVLPILHGEGFGEQQGGDPCLHLDTVLTETDEVSIIFSFTRAYFQVDVPVPGEFVHYLKQLMPHKPEGELYAAIGFFKHGKTEFFRALNLQVAKREDQFVIAPGVRGMVMAVFVLPSFRTVFKIIKDKFDPAKEVTHAIVREKYRLVKRHDRVGRMADTQEFSNFIVRQDHFAPECLEHLLEVAPSTVSLKDDKVIIKHCYTERMMTPLNIYLEQCSADERVMVLKDYGNAIKQMAAANIFPGDMLLKNFGVTRHGRVIFYDYDEVCYLTECRFRHMPKSYGNDFQGGGGESFYVGPNDIFPEEFGPFMFANPQLRAIFMQQHPELFDPDYWLELQQAIVDGRVIDVYPYRNKQRFAGTIGQLVY; encoded by the coding sequence ATGAAGCACTCTCCCGCGTATCGTTTAGCGGCCACTATTCTGCATGGATTTGATGGCTACCGAGCACGCTTCAAGCAGATCACCTTTGACGCCAGTCGGCGTTTTCGTGATGCGGCGTGGCGTGATGCCCAGCAAGCCTCAGCGGCGCGGATTAACCTTTATGAAGAGAAAGTGGGCGATACGCTGACACGTTTGCAGCGTACGTTTGATCATGAGGCGCTTACGTACTGTGAGACCTGGCGGGAGGCGCGTGAGCACTATGCGCAGCTGATTAGTCAGCGGTTGGATTACGAGTTGGCAGAGACGTTTTTTAACTCGCTATTCTGCTCGATCTTCCACCACCGGCATATTCGCAATGACTGGATGTTTGTATACAGCTCCCGAGAAGATGCTGCGCATCATTCTGGAATTGAGCTTTGTCGACAGCATTCAGTCAACGGTAATTGGTCTCAGGCGCTTGCTTGGGCGCTTGAAGAGGCACCGTTTGAAAATGCCTTTGCTGATCTGGAGCGCGATATTGAACTAGCTGCAGGCCTATTAGAAACCCTGCTTCCCGCCACTATTTTGCAGTCAGAAGACGCGCAATTAGAGCTATTGAAAAGCGTCTTTTACCGCAATAAAGGGGCCTACTTAGTCGGCCGCATTTTGGGTGGCGGTGAGCAGGTGCCACTGGTATTACCTATTCTACATGGTGAAGGGTTTGGAGAGCAGCAGGGCGGCGATCCCTGCCTGCACCTGGATACCGTGCTAACCGAGACCGATGAAGTCTCGATTATTTTCTCGTTTACTCGTGCCTACTTCCAAGTCGATGTGCCGGTGCCTGGGGAGTTTGTCCACTACTTAAAACAGCTCATGCCCCATAAGCCTGAAGGCGAACTGTATGCCGCGATTGGCTTTTTTAAGCATGGCAAAACCGAATTTTTCCGTGCGTTAAACTTGCAAGTGGCCAAGCGTGAGGACCAGTTTGTCATTGCACCTGGCGTGCGTGGCATGGTGATGGCGGTGTTTGTGCTACCTAGCTTTCGCACCGTGTTTAAGATCATTAAAGATAAATTCGATCCGGCCAAAGAGGTCACACACGCGATAGTGCGCGAGAAATACCGCCTGGTGAAACGCCATGACCGTGTTGGGCGTATGGCTGATACCCAGGAGTTCTCGAATTTTATCGTGCGTCAGGATCACTTTGCGCCAGAGTGTCTAGAGCACTTGCTAGAAGTAGCACCGTCTACTGTGTCATTGAAAGATGACAAGGTAATAATCAAGCACTGCTATACCGAGCGCATGATGACACCGCTGAATATCTATCTGGAGCAGTGCAGCGCGGACGAGCGCGTAATGGTGCTCAAAGACTATGGTAACGCCATTAAACAGATGGCTGCAGCGAACATCTTCCCGGGCGATATGCTGTTAAAAAACTTTGGTGTTACCCGCCATGGCCGAGTGATTTTTTACGATTATGACGAGGTGTGCTATCTCACGGAGTGTCGCTTTCGGCACATGCCTAAATCGTATGGCAATGACTTTCAGGGAGGTGGTGGAGAGAGTTTTTACGTTGGCCCCAATGATATCTTCCCCGAGGAGTTCGGCCCGTTTATGTTTGCCAACCCGCAGCTGCGCGCGATTTTTATGCAACAGCATCCGGAGTTATTTGATCCCGATTACTGGTTGGAGCTACAGCAGGCCATTGTCGATGGTCGAGTGATTGATGTTTACCCATATCGTAATAAGCAGCGCTTCGCGGGGACTATAGGGCAACTGGTATATTAG
- a CDS encoding NAD-dependent deacylase, producing the protein MTAPPHLVVFTGSGISAESGIKTFRTSDGLWEDHPVEEVATPAGWQRDPQRVLEFYNLRREQIRKAKPNAAHKALAALEKDGFRVSVVTQNIDDLHERAGSRDVLHLHGEILKARSSVDVRLRYPLPKGGIALGDICDKGSQLRPDVVWFGESVPLFEDACELVSQADFLLVVGTSLAVMPAASLLSYIDLDTPCALVDPDADALTPPGVLAINTTAGEGVPALVNQWRKQGNLMLP; encoded by the coding sequence ATGACAGCACCACCGCACCTAGTGGTTTTTACCGGTTCAGGGATTAGCGCCGAGAGTGGTATTAAAACGTTCCGTACCAGCGATGGCTTGTGGGAAGACCACCCTGTTGAAGAGGTTGCTACGCCTGCGGGCTGGCAGCGAGATCCTCAGCGGGTGCTGGAGTTTTATAACCTGCGCCGGGAGCAAATTCGTAAGGCCAAGCCCAACGCTGCCCATAAAGCCTTGGCGGCGCTTGAAAAAGATGGCTTTAGAGTCAGCGTGGTTACGCAGAATATTGATGATCTGCATGAGCGTGCGGGGTCGCGTGATGTGTTGCATCTGCATGGTGAGATTTTGAAGGCGCGCTCTTCAGTGGATGTGCGGTTACGCTATCCACTGCCGAAAGGCGGTATTGCGCTGGGCGATATTTGTGACAAAGGCAGCCAACTGCGCCCGGACGTGGTGTGGTTCGGTGAATCGGTGCCGCTGTTTGAAGACGCTTGCGAACTTGTTAGCCAGGCGGATTTTTTGCTGGTGGTGGGCACGTCTTTGGCGGTTATGCCCGCAGCATCGCTGCTATCGTATATTGACTTGGATACCCCGTGTGCGCTGGTCGACCCCGACGCGGATGCCTTAACACCGCCGGGCGTTCTAGCGATTAACACCACTGCAGGTGAAGGCGTTCCTGCCTTGGTCAACCAGTGGCGCAAACAGGGCAATTTGATGCTGCCTTGA
- the bioA gene encoding adenosylmethionine--8-amino-7-oxononanoate transaminase, which produces MSSPVWHPYAHLKTQAPAPKVVGGSGSHFTLESGEQLLDATCSWWCMIHGYGHPRLVAAIREQAGELCHVMLGGLTHDPADQLARELVRITPDGLNHVFYSDSGSVGMEVAMKMALQYQVLIGHPEKCKMLSLMKAYHGDTTGCMAVCDPEEGMHSLFASLLPQHYFAPAPTAPFNATPEQVADDLAALRDVLASHHHEIAALLMEPLLQAAGGLNMTSPDYLRGARELCDEFGVLLIFDEVATGFGRTGKLFAANHADVTPDIMVLSKGLTGGYLGHAATLANDRVHDAFVGDSAHHAFMHGPTFMGNPLACRVALESLRVFEEEHYLDKIAALSQQLSRALIDDSALNAHPAVADVRVLGATAVIEAHSAETLKGVGQFARERGVWLRPIGRWLYTMPAYIATDADITQITDVMKAWFLKR; this is translated from the coding sequence ATGAGTTCTCCCGTTTGGCACCCTTACGCCCATCTCAAAACCCAAGCGCCAGCACCCAAAGTGGTCGGCGGCAGCGGTAGCCATTTCACCCTGGAAAGCGGCGAGCAACTGCTCGACGCTACCTGCTCTTGGTGGTGCATGATTCATGGCTATGGACACCCGCGTTTAGTCGCGGCCATTCGTGAACAGGCAGGCGAGCTATGCCATGTCATGCTCGGTGGCCTCACCCATGATCCCGCCGACCAGCTTGCTCGGGAGCTAGTGCGCATCACCCCTGACGGACTTAATCACGTGTTCTACTCCGACAGTGGTTCAGTCGGGATGGAAGTGGCGATGAAAATGGCCCTGCAGTATCAGGTGCTCATCGGCCACCCCGAAAAGTGCAAGATGCTTTCGTTAATGAAGGCCTACCATGGCGACACCACCGGCTGTATGGCGGTATGCGACCCTGAAGAAGGCATGCATAGCCTGTTCGCCAGCCTGCTGCCCCAACACTACTTCGCCCCCGCGCCCACCGCACCGTTTAACGCCACACCGGAACAGGTAGCCGATGACTTAGCGGCGCTGCGCGACGTATTGGCGAGCCATCACCATGAGATTGCTGCCCTGCTGATGGAGCCGTTGTTACAGGCGGCAGGCGGGCTGAATATGACCTCGCCTGACTACCTGCGCGGTGCACGAGAGTTATGCGATGAGTTTGGCGTGTTGCTGATTTTTGATGAAGTGGCTACCGGTTTTGGCCGCACTGGCAAGCTGTTTGCCGCCAATCACGCTGACGTGACACCGGATATTATGGTGCTCTCTAAAGGACTAACCGGCGGCTATCTAGGCCATGCAGCAACCCTAGCCAACGACCGCGTTCACGATGCGTTTGTTGGCGACAGCGCCCACCATGCCTTTATGCACGGCCCGACATTTATGGGCAACCCGCTGGCCTGCCGCGTCGCGCTGGAAAGCCTGCGCGTGTTTGAAGAGGAGCACTACCTAGACAAGATTGCGGCACTCAGCCAACAGCTTAGCCGAGCGTTAATTGACGACTCCGCGCTGAACGCCCACCCAGCCGTGGCCGATGTGCGAGTGCTGGGTGCCACCGCAGTGATTGAAGCGCACTCCGCCGAGACGCTGAAAGGTGTCGGGCAGTTCGCCCGCGAGCGTGGGGTGTGGCTGCGCCCAATCGGCCGCTGGCTTTACACCATGCCCGCTTATATCGCTACCGACGCCGACATCACTCAGATTACCGACGTAATGAAGGCATGGTTTTTGAAGCGATAG
- the bioD gene encoding dethiobiotin synthase, with the protein MTVYFVTGTDTDAGKTLATSALLCAAKQQQLSTLGLKPIASGSHITADGLRNSDALALQEQSAPPVDYTTVNPWAFAPAIAPHLAASEAGRALNVNSVVASLTATLNDMPRDLTLIEGAGGWRVPLNEHNDFSDIPRMMQLPVILVVGLKLGCLNHARLSAEVIAADGLTLAGWVGSVVDPEFASDTVRFEANIALLKNTLNAPCLGVIPHLATADAVHARHALSLSALLNTSVLNQEAAL; encoded by the coding sequence ATGACCGTCTATTTCGTAACCGGCACCGATACCGATGCAGGTAAGACTTTGGCTACCAGCGCACTGCTGTGCGCTGCCAAACAGCAGCAGCTCAGCACGCTGGGGCTTAAGCCGATTGCCTCTGGCAGCCATATCACGGCGGATGGGCTGCGCAATAGTGACGCGTTGGCGCTACAAGAACAGAGCGCTCCCCCCGTCGATTACACCACCGTTAACCCGTGGGCGTTTGCGCCCGCTATTGCGCCACATCTGGCCGCCAGCGAGGCGGGGCGCGCTCTTAACGTCAACAGCGTAGTGGCCTCACTTACCGCCACCCTAAACGACATGCCGCGCGATTTAACACTCATTGAAGGCGCTGGCGGCTGGCGTGTGCCACTCAATGAGCACAACGACTTTTCCGATATACCGCGGATGATGCAGCTGCCAGTCATTCTGGTCGTGGGACTAAAACTTGGCTGTCTTAATCATGCGCGGCTTAGCGCGGAGGTGATCGCTGCCGATGGCCTAACCCTTGCGGGTTGGGTCGGCAGTGTAGTGGACCCTGAGTTCGCCTCTGACACAGTGCGCTTTGAGGCCAATATCGCTCTGCTTAAAAACACCCTTAACGCGCCATGTCTGGGCGTTATTCCTCATTTAGCCACCGCTGATGCCGTCCATGCGCGCCACGCGCTTTCACTATCTGCACTGCTCAACACCTCAGTTTTGAATCAGGAAGCCGCTCTATGA
- the bioC gene encoding malonyl-ACP O-methyltransferase BioC: MYLTATPAPNWQAKVAHAFSRAAPRYDALASAQRQIGETLWSSLPPSADNILDLGCGTGVWTQRLATQFPHANVTGLDIAPGMLAHAQARYGHHIRWQQGDAAALPFERGTFDLIFSNLAIQWCRDIDAVMRELQRVLSPGGQVRLTTLLPGTLAEVASAWQRPEALLQTPNAQALERAVALSGLTLVDRITEWRRFYYPDLTAVMASIKGVGAQVARPKARLTRRDLVTARQRFETLREPQGLPVSYHCITLHLEKSP; the protein is encoded by the coding sequence ATGTACTTAACGGCAACGCCAGCGCCAAACTGGCAGGCAAAAGTCGCCCACGCTTTTTCTCGCGCGGCCCCCCGCTACGATGCGCTGGCCAGCGCTCAGCGCCAGATAGGGGAAACGCTCTGGTCATCGCTTCCGCCTAGTGCCGACAACATACTCGACCTTGGCTGTGGTACTGGCGTTTGGACACAACGACTAGCCACTCAATTTCCCCATGCCAATGTCACTGGGCTGGATATTGCCCCTGGCATGCTCGCTCACGCCCAAGCGCGCTATGGCCATCATATTCGTTGGCAGCAAGGCGATGCTGCTGCACTGCCTTTTGAGCGAGGCACCTTTGATCTGATATTTTCCAACCTTGCCATCCAGTGGTGCCGCGATATCGATGCGGTTATGCGCGAGCTTCAACGAGTGCTGTCCCCTGGCGGCCAAGTGCGCCTCACGACGCTCTTACCCGGCACGCTGGCAGAAGTCGCTTCTGCTTGGCAGCGCCCGGAGGCATTACTGCAGACGCCGAATGCCCAAGCACTTGAACGCGCCGTTGCCCTAAGCGGCTTAACGCTGGTTGATCGCATTACCGAATGGCGGCGGTTTTACTACCCCGACCTCACTGCCGTCATGGCTTCAATCAAGGGGGTAGGCGCCCAGGTGGCGCGGCCCAAGGCACGTCTTACCCGCCGAGACCTGGTCACCGCCCGCCAGCGTTTTGAAACGCTACGTGAACCCCAAGGGCTCCCCGTTAGCTACCACTGCATCACCCTGCACCTGGAAAAATCACCATGA
- a CDS encoding alpha/beta fold hydrolase has translation MSRLDAPQRLVLLSGWGIDQRIWQPLEHHWPAHTEVHTVDWPGYGDTSALAEPATLDTLASAMADKLPSNAVWVGWSLGGLLASALLDKLPAPRGLVLIGTGEQFCSDDGVSKAELASFQRAFSRDPDATWRHFLRWQTQGEPNARHAHQQLRAMLGDTPSATNSTLSQGLHWLATLDNTQRLQEAPCPVIQLVGEHDPLVASSTRAQAINLAHAGHCPMLSQPAQLVATIASQAALVAKEHVCT, from the coding sequence ATGTCTCGCCTAGACGCCCCTCAACGTCTTGTGCTGCTATCGGGCTGGGGGATCGATCAGCGCATCTGGCAGCCGTTGGAGCACCACTGGCCCGCCCATACTGAGGTGCACACGGTGGATTGGCCGGGCTATGGCGACACCTCTGCCCTGGCTGAACCGGCCACCCTTGATACCCTTGCCAGCGCCATGGCCGACAAACTCCCCAGTAACGCTGTGTGGGTTGGCTGGTCACTGGGCGGACTACTAGCCAGCGCACTGCTCGATAAGCTGCCTGCGCCACGCGGCCTTGTGTTGATTGGCACGGGCGAGCAATTTTGTAGCGATGACGGCGTGAGCAAAGCCGAGCTTGCCAGCTTTCAGCGCGCCTTTAGCCGCGACCCCGACGCCACCTGGCGGCATTTCTTACGCTGGCAAACCCAAGGCGAACCTAACGCTCGCCACGCCCACCAGCAGCTACGTGCCATGTTGGGTGACACCCCCAGCGCTACTAACAGCACCCTATCCCAAGGGCTTCACTGGCTTGCCACCCTGGATAACACCCAGCGTTTGCAAGAGGCGCCCTGTCCGGTCATTCAGCTAGTGGGCGAGCACGATCCGTTAGTAGCTTCCAGCACCCGCGCTCAGGCAATCAACCTTGCCCACGCGGGGCACTGCCCGATGCTTTCCCAACCTGCTCAACTAGTCGCGACCATCGCTTCCCAGGCCGCACTGGTCGCCAAGGAGCACGTATGTACTTAA
- the bioF gene encoding 8-amino-7-oxononanoate synthase, translated as MPVSDAWQQRLASARQQRVDQQRWRHRRVNTLGTLDFAGNDYLGLASDPRVQTAQAEGARRFGAGAGASHLVSGHLEDHDALEDALAEWTGRQRALLFSTGYMANLGVLQALADSNTAIFQDRLNHASLLDGATLSGARSRRFHHRNSADLERLLARSSAAHKLVVSDGVFSMDGDVADIATLAQVSQQHNAWLMVDDAHGLGVLGTNGSGCVAGFDSQAVPILVGTLGKALGTAGAFVAGDAALIDHLTQFARSYIYTTAQPPSIAAATLEALTIVQREPEHRQRLQRHIDYFRQQVQALGLPLADSHTPIQPLLLGNEPRTMAWAAKLAQRGIHVGAIRPPTVPNGAARLRITLSARHTPGDIDRLIEGLSACQREEAVCLA; from the coding sequence ATGCCAGTGTCTGACGCGTGGCAGCAGCGGCTAGCCAGCGCCCGCCAGCAGCGTGTTGATCAACAGCGCTGGCGGCACCGGCGGGTGAATACCCTTGGCACGCTGGACTTTGCTGGCAATGACTATCTCGGGCTGGCGAGTGATCCACGTGTGCAAACTGCCCAGGCAGAGGGCGCGCGCCGCTTTGGCGCAGGCGCGGGCGCGTCGCACTTGGTCAGCGGCCACTTGGAAGACCACGATGCACTGGAAGACGCCCTAGCCGAGTGGACAGGACGACAACGCGCGCTACTGTTTTCCACCGGCTATATGGCTAACCTTGGCGTGTTGCAAGCGCTCGCCGACTCAAATACTGCCATTTTTCAAGACCGTTTAAATCATGCCTCGCTGCTCGATGGGGCAACGCTAAGCGGTGCCCGCTCGCGACGCTTTCATCACCGTAATAGCGCTGATCTTGAACGCCTGTTAGCGCGCAGCTCCGCCGCCCATAAGCTGGTGGTCAGCGACGGCGTGTTCAGCATGGATGGCGACGTTGCTGATATTGCCACCCTTGCCCAGGTCAGCCAGCAACACAACGCCTGGCTAATGGTTGACGACGCGCACGGCCTGGGCGTGTTAGGCACTAATGGCAGCGGCTGTGTAGCAGGTTTCGACAGCCAAGCGGTGCCTATTTTGGTCGGCACCCTGGGTAAAGCACTGGGCACCGCTGGCGCGTTTGTGGCCGGTGACGCTGCGCTGATCGACCACCTCACCCAGTTCGCTCGCAGCTATATCTATACCACTGCCCAGCCCCCCAGCATTGCCGCAGCGACCCTGGAAGCGCTGACTATCGTGCAGCGCGAGCCTGAACACCGCCAGCGGCTTCAGCGCCATATTGACTATTTCCGCCAGCAGGTCCAAGCGCTAGGGCTACCCCTTGCCGACTCCCATACGCCGATTCAACCGCTGTTACTCGGTAACGAGCCTCGCACTATGGCCTGGGCGGCTAAACTCGCCCAACGGGGTATTCACGTCGGGGCGATTCGCCCGCCCACGGTACCTAATGGTGCCGCACGGCTGCGCATTACGCTGAGTGCCCGCCACACTCCAGGCGATATTGATCGGCTTATTGAAGGGCTGAGCGCCTGTCAGCGTGAGGAAGCAGTATGTCTCGCCTAG
- the bioB gene encoding biotin synthase BioB: MTATAFNAAAPRHDWTLEEINALFALPFNDLLFKAQQVHRAHFDANAVQVSTLLSIKTGACPEDCKYCPQSGHYNTQLEKEKLLEIEKVVAQAKAAKEAGASRFCMGAAWRSPRDKDLLLVEEMVRQVKALGLETCMTLGMVDGDQASRLAAAGLDYYNHNLDTSPDFYPEIITTRTFSDRLDTLATVREAGMKVCSGGILGMGEGAQDRSALLQQLAKLSPHPESVPINMLVKVPGTPLENIEDLDPLEFIRAIAVARIMMPQSHVRLSAGREQMSESTQALAFLAGANSIFYGDKLLTTGNPQADRDRALFAKLGLHPERRDTCEDEVTHTERLTQQAQQRAQAERAAALAVDASV, translated from the coding sequence GTGACCGCCACCGCTTTCAATGCCGCCGCCCCGCGCCACGACTGGACGCTGGAAGAGATTAATGCGCTGTTCGCGCTGCCCTTTAACGACCTGCTATTTAAAGCTCAGCAAGTTCACCGCGCCCACTTTGATGCTAACGCGGTGCAGGTCTCGACCCTGCTGTCGATTAAAACGGGAGCTTGCCCAGAAGACTGCAAATATTGCCCGCAGTCCGGTCACTACAATACCCAGCTCGAAAAAGAGAAGCTGCTGGAAATCGAAAAAGTCGTTGCTCAGGCCAAGGCTGCCAAAGAAGCCGGCGCTAGCCGTTTCTGTATGGGCGCGGCATGGCGCAGCCCGCGAGACAAAGATTTACTGCTGGTCGAAGAGATGGTTCGCCAAGTAAAAGCGCTGGGGCTGGAAACCTGTATGACGCTAGGCATGGTCGACGGTGATCAAGCCAGCCGTTTGGCGGCTGCCGGGTTGGATTACTACAACCATAACCTGGATACCTCCCCCGACTTTTACCCTGAAATCATCACCACCCGGACCTTCAGCGACCGCCTAGACACCCTGGCCACCGTGCGTGAAGCGGGCATGAAAGTATGCTCCGGCGGCATTCTAGGCATGGGCGAAGGCGCGCAAGACCGCAGCGCGCTGTTACAGCAGTTGGCCAAGTTATCACCGCACCCAGAGTCCGTGCCCATCAATATGCTGGTTAAGGTACCGGGCACACCGCTCGAGAACATCGAAGATCTAGACCCGCTTGAGTTTATCCGCGCCATCGCGGTGGCGCGGATTATGATGCCGCAAAGCCATGTGCGGCTTTCCGCTGGCCGCGAGCAGATGAGCGAGTCGACGCAAGCACTGGCCTTTTTGGCGGGGGCCAACTCGATCTTCTACGGCGACAAACTACTCACCACTGGCAATCCACAGGCAGACCGCGACCGCGCGCTATTTGCCAAATTAGGCCTGCACCCAGAACGCCGTGATACCTGCGAAGATGAAGTCACTCATACCGAGCGACTCACTCAACAAGCTCAGCAGCGCGCCCAGGCAGAGCGGGCAGCCGCACTGGCGGTAGATGCCAGTGTCTGA
- a CDS encoding DTW domain-containing protein encodes MSDATSQPPESASLTDYDPATGHPRPPRREFKARGSFVTRCEGCNLPELNCLCPYQVKADSTAKVWLLTHSIEHYKPTNTGRLIGDVLTQTRVFTWYRTAPDEELAALLEDPRYAPFVIFPDDQPDYADRVVDINAVHAVKQQARIPVFVILDGTWRQARRMFRKSPYLDALPVLPLRTERETRYRLRKPASKAHLCTAEVAIELLRQSGDENAADVLDDYFDVFNDSYAESRYYRKIAEPTAAMQRLLDRKG; translated from the coding sequence ATGTCTGACGCTACGTCACAGCCCCCTGAGTCTGCTTCATTGACTGACTACGACCCTGCTACGGGGCATCCGCGTCCACCTCGGCGTGAATTTAAAGCACGGGGCAGTTTTGTCACACGCTGTGAAGGGTGCAACCTTCCTGAACTCAACTGCCTATGCCCTTACCAAGTGAAGGCCGATAGCACCGCCAAGGTGTGGCTGTTGACCCACTCTATAGAACACTACAAGCCGACCAATACGGGACGGTTAATTGGTGATGTGCTGACACAAACTCGAGTGTTTACCTGGTACCGCACCGCGCCGGACGAAGAGTTAGCCGCGCTGCTTGAAGATCCACGCTACGCGCCTTTTGTGATCTTCCCGGATGACCAGCCCGACTACGCGGACCGTGTGGTGGACATTAATGCGGTGCACGCTGTGAAGCAGCAGGCGCGTATTCCGGTCTTTGTGATTTTAGATGGCACTTGGCGCCAAGCGCGGCGAATGTTCCGCAAGAGCCCTTATCTGGATGCACTGCCGGTACTGCCGCTGCGCACTGAGCGGGAAACACGCTATCGGCTACGCAAACCCGCCTCAAAAGCGCACCTGTGTACGGCCGAGGTTGCCATTGAGCTGCTGCGCCAAAGTGGTGATGAAAATGCCGCTGATGTGCTCGACGATTACTTTGATGTATTTAACGATAGCTATGCCGAGAGCCGCTACTATCGCAAAATTGCTGAACCAACCGCCGCCATGCAGCGGTTACTAGATCGAAAGGGTTAG
- a CDS encoding DMT family transporter, protein MSTIKQAPWQADALLLLVTVVAAGGWIFSKEALAGMPPLLFIGTRFLLAGLILLPFAWPALRRLPARRIRRGVLVGFLFSAAIAFWIMGLNYSDHLGESAFINSLGILLVPVVARLLFGDRPPRSTWIALPVALLGFALLSLNAGFKVEASQLLMVCAALCFALLINVNTRVVRNVPALPLTTLQLLSVGSVLTCLSLAVEDQPLALSPSILGWFIASVLLASSLRFFLQIKAQGMTTPSHAAVILMLEAVWTALFAAWWFGETMTLLQLLGCSLIFTALLINRWYWVRKVMLRWLPGAQR, encoded by the coding sequence GTGAGCACGATCAAGCAAGCGCCATGGCAAGCCGATGCATTGCTATTGCTGGTAACGGTGGTAGCCGCTGGCGGATGGATTTTTTCTAAAGAAGCGTTAGCGGGCATGCCGCCGTTACTGTTTATTGGTACGCGCTTTTTGCTGGCAGGGCTGATACTCCTACCCTTCGCCTGGCCTGCTCTAAGGCGCTTACCCGCGCGTAGGATAAGGCGCGGCGTACTGGTAGGCTTTTTGTTCAGCGCCGCGATAGCTTTCTGGATTATGGGGTTAAATTACTCTGACCACCTGGGTGAAAGCGCGTTTATCAACAGCTTGGGGATTTTGCTGGTACCCGTTGTAGCACGGTTGCTGTTTGGCGACCGTCCGCCACGCTCTACCTGGATTGCCCTGCCGGTAGCGCTACTGGGCTTTGCCCTCCTGTCGCTAAACGCAGGGTTCAAAGTAGAAGCGAGTCAACTGCTGATGGTCTGCGCGGCGCTCTGCTTCGCGCTATTGATCAACGTCAACACCCGCGTGGTGCGCAACGTGCCCGCGCTACCGCTCACCACACTACAGTTGCTCTCGGTGGGCAGCGTGCTGACCTGCTTATCCTTGGCCGTCGAGGATCAACCGCTCGCGCTTAGCCCCTCAATTCTGGGCTGGTTTATAGCCAGCGTGCTGCTAGCAAGCTCGCTGCGCTTCTTCCTGCAAATCAAAGCCCAGGGCATGACCACGCCTAGCCACGCGGCGGTTATCTTAATGCTTGAAGCGGTGTGGACTGCCCTATTCGCCGCCTGGTGGTTTGGCGAAACAATGACCCTGCTACAGCTGCTTGGCTGTAGCCTGATTTTTACCGCCCTATTGATTAACCGCTGGTACTGGGTACGTAAAGTGATGCTTCGCTGGCTACCAGGTGCTCAGCGCTAA